The Sphingobium sp. BYY-5 genome contains a region encoding:
- the acpS gene encoding holo-ACP synthase: MIIGLGSDLCNIERIQHSLERFGARFEQRVFTDVEQTKANRRPFTKAGTLAKRFAAKEAFSKAVGTGFKAGVFMKDIGVVNAPSGAPTLKLTGGALARLESMVPAGHKPVIHLTLTDDHPWAQAFVIIEALPL; this comes from the coding sequence ATGATCATCGGCCTCGGCTCCGACCTCTGCAATATCGAGCGCATCCAGCATTCGCTCGAGCGTTTCGGCGCGCGGTTCGAGCAGCGCGTATTCACTGACGTCGAACAGACCAAGGCCAATCGCCGCCCCTTCACCAAGGCGGGAACACTGGCCAAGCGCTTCGCCGCCAAGGAAGCCTTTTCCAAGGCCGTCGGCACCGGCTTCAAGGCCGGGGTGTTTATGAAGGATATCGGCGTGGTCAACGCGCCGTCGGGCGCGCCGACACTGAAGCTGACCGGCGGCGCGCTGGCACGGCTCGAATCGATGGTGCCTGCCGGCCACAAGCCTGTCATTCATCTGACGCTCACCGACGATCATCCATGGGCGCAGGCCTTCGTCATCATCGAAGCGCTGCCTCTATGA
- a CDS encoding heme o synthase gives MASSPIMSGMSAPAMPAHWRDFVALTKPRVMTLVVFTGLCGLLAAPGHIHPVLAFTAILCIALGAGAAATLNQWWEADIDAKMKRTANRPLPAGRMDRQSALHFGVGLAVFSVILMGIATNWLAAAVLTVSILFYVFIYTIWLKPRTAQNIVIGGAAGAFPPVIGWATVTGDISALPVALFLLIFFWTPPHFWALALYVRPDYAAAGIPMMPVVAGERTTRRQIWLYTAIMAVAALAPVLMRLTGAIYGVSALLGTALFAFFAFKVYRSRETDPARMAQEKRLFKYSILYLFLLFGAVVVDRWLLL, from the coding sequence ATGGCAAGTTCGCCGATCATGTCCGGGATGAGTGCGCCCGCAATGCCTGCCCATTGGCGGGATTTCGTTGCCCTCACCAAGCCGCGCGTCATGACCTTGGTCGTGTTCACGGGCCTGTGCGGCCTGCTTGCGGCGCCGGGACATATTCATCCGGTTCTGGCCTTTACCGCCATTCTCTGCATCGCTCTGGGCGCCGGCGCGGCCGCCACGCTCAATCAGTGGTGGGAAGCGGATATCGACGCCAAGATGAAGCGCACCGCCAACCGGCCGCTGCCTGCGGGCCGCATGGACCGGCAATCGGCGCTGCATTTTGGGGTCGGCCTGGCCGTCTTCTCGGTCATCCTGATGGGGATTGCGACCAACTGGCTCGCCGCTGCGGTGCTGACCGTCTCGATCCTCTTCTATGTCTTCATCTACACCATCTGGCTCAAGCCGCGGACGGCGCAGAATATCGTGATCGGTGGCGCGGCGGGCGCTTTCCCGCCAGTGATCGGCTGGGCCACCGTGACCGGCGACATCAGTGCATTGCCAGTCGCGCTCTTCCTGCTGATCTTCTTTTGGACGCCGCCGCATTTCTGGGCGCTCGCCCTGTACGTGCGGCCAGACTATGCCGCCGCCGGCATCCCGATGATGCCTGTCGTCGCGGGCGAGCGCACGACTCGTCGCCAGATCTGGCTCTATACCGCGATCATGGCGGTTGCCGCTCTGGCGCCGGTGCTGATGCGGCTGACTGGCGCGATCTATGGTGTCTCGGCACTGCTCGGCACGGCGCTGTTCGCGTTCTTCGCCTTTAAAGTCTATCGCAGTCGCGAAACCGATCCCGCGCGCATGGCGCAGGAAAAGCGGCTGTTCAAATATTCGATACTCTATCTTTTCCTGTTGTTTGGGGCGGTGGTCGTGGACCGCTGGCTGCTGCTGTGA
- the thrC gene encoding threonine synthase: MQYQSTRGSAPSLGFEDVTLAGLASDGGLYLPTSWPAFTAEQIRALAGLSYVETAVRVMSPFVAGSLTDDELRELCTAAYGRFSHQAVTPLVQLDHQHWVLELFHGPTLAFKDVALQLLGQLFERFLSRRDDHLTIVGATSGDTGSAAIDAVAGRAKIDIFMLHPDGRVSDVQRRQMTTVRAPNVYNIAIDGSFDDAQALVKAMFNDSDFKSRFNLSAVNSINWARLMAQVVYYFYVAVRLGTPEREVAFSVPTGNFGDVFAGYVAAKMGLPVAKLIVATNVNDILHRALADGDYSQGQVVPTATPSMDIQVSSNFERLLFDAGGRDGLALAEQMRGFETSKAMRLTKAQREGASRIFRSARIDADDMTMAMRWAYDAAGQVIDPHSAIGLAAARQAGVNASVPVVTLATAHPAKFPDAVERATGTRPPLSPRVGDLFSREERYAKLPATFEAITAYVAERATPRG, translated from the coding sequence ATGCAATATCAGAGCACCAGGGGGAGCGCGCCGTCGCTCGGGTTCGAGGATGTGACGCTAGCGGGGCTGGCGTCCGATGGCGGCCTTTATCTCCCGACAAGCTGGCCCGCTTTCACGGCCGAACAGATTCGTGCGCTGGCCGGTCTTTCCTATGTCGAAACTGCCGTCCGGGTGATGAGCCCCTTTGTTGCGGGTTCGCTGACGGATGACGAACTGCGTGAACTGTGTACTGCCGCCTATGGCCGTTTCAGCCATCAGGCCGTGACACCGCTGGTCCAGCTCGACCATCAGCATTGGGTGTTGGAGCTGTTTCATGGCCCCACGCTTGCCTTCAAGGATGTGGCGCTGCAACTGCTCGGCCAGTTGTTCGAGCGTTTCCTGTCGCGTCGTGACGATCATCTCACCATCGTCGGTGCGACTTCGGGTGATACCGGATCGGCGGCGATCGATGCCGTTGCGGGCCGTGCGAAGATCGACATCTTCATGCTCCATCCCGACGGTCGCGTCTCCGACGTGCAGCGTCGGCAGATGACGACCGTGCGCGCACCCAACGTCTACAATATTGCCATCGACGGCAGTTTCGACGATGCGCAGGCGCTGGTGAAGGCGATGTTCAACGACAGCGACTTCAAGAGCCGTTTCAACCTGTCGGCCGTGAACAGCATCAACTGGGCGCGGTTGATGGCGCAGGTCGTCTATTATTTCTACGTGGCTGTCCGTCTGGGGACGCCTGAGCGGGAAGTTGCCTTCTCCGTCCCCACCGGCAATTTCGGCGACGTGTTCGCGGGCTATGTCGCGGCGAAGATGGGGTTGCCGGTCGCGAAGCTGATTGTTGCCACCAACGTCAACGACATCCTTCATCGCGCGCTGGCCGATGGCGACTACAGCCAGGGTCAGGTCGTGCCGACCGCAACGCCGAGCATGGACATCCAGGTCAGCTCGAACTTCGAGCGGCTTTTGTTCGACGCGGGCGGCCGTGATGGCCTGGCGCTTGCCGAACAGATGCGCGGTTTCGAGACCAGCAAGGCGATGCGCCTCACCAAGGCGCAACGTGAGGGTGCGTCGCGGATCTTCCGGTCGGCGCGGATCGACGCCGATGACATGACCATGGCGATGCGCTGGGCTTATGACGCCGCTGGGCAGGTGATCGATCCGCATAGCGCAATCGGTCTGGCCGCTGCGCGCCAAGCGGGCGTGAACGCATCGGTTCCGGTGGTGACGCTGGCGACCGCACATCCGGCGAAGTTCCCGGATGCCGTCGAACGCGCCACCGGCACCCGGCCGCCGCTTTCGCCGCGCGTGGGTGATTTGTTCTCGCGCGAGGAACGCTATGCCAAGCTCCCCGCGACCTTCGAGGCGATCACCGCCTATGTCGCCGAGCGTGCGACACCGCGCGGCTGA
- a CDS encoding pyridoxine 5'-phosphate synthase encodes MPNAPSHLRLGVNIDHVATIRNARGGEHPDPVKAALLAAKAGADGITAHLREDRRHIRDEDIAMLMAALDVPLNLEMAATQEMLAIALKHKPHAACIVPEKREERTTEGGLDAARQIEALAPIVTALSEAGIRVSLFIEADAAQIAAAIKLGAPVVEFHTGAYAHLTGEARASELRRIADAAALAAKNGIEPHAGHGLTFDNVAPIAAIPQIAELNIGHFLIGEAIFGGLEGSIREMRRQMDLAR; translated from the coding sequence ATGCCCAACGCCCCCTCGCACCTTCGCCTTGGCGTCAATATCGACCATGTGGCGACCATCCGCAACGCACGGGGGGGAGAGCATCCCGATCCGGTCAAAGCGGCGTTGCTGGCGGCGAAGGCCGGGGCCGACGGCATCACCGCACATCTGCGCGAAGACCGACGGCATATTCGGGATGAGGACATCGCCATGCTGATGGCCGCGCTCGACGTGCCGCTCAATCTGGAGATGGCAGCAACGCAGGAGATGCTGGCGATCGCACTAAAGCACAAGCCACACGCCGCCTGCATCGTACCGGAAAAGCGCGAGGAGCGCACCACCGAGGGCGGCCTCGACGCCGCAAGACAGATTGAGGCACTGGCACCTATCGTAACTGCACTGAGTGAAGCGGGCATCCGAGTCAGCCTGTTCATCGAAGCCGACGCGGCCCAAATCGCGGCCGCGATCAAGCTGGGTGCGCCCGTCGTGGAGTTCCATACCGGTGCCTATGCGCATCTGACCGGCGAGGCGCGCGCATCAGAACTGCGGCGGATTGCCGACGCGGCGGCGCTGGCGGCCAAGAACGGGATCGAACCCCATGCCGGCCACGGCCTGACCTTCGACAATGTCGCGCCGATCGCGGCCATCCCGCAAATCGCCGAACTCAATATCGGCCATTTCCTGATCGGCGAGGCAATCTTCGGCGGATTGGAGGGCAGCATCCGCGAAATGCGCCGGCAGATGGATCTGGCGCGGTGA
- the lepB gene encoding signal peptidase I, with protein MMPHPDDSSETRDVTAINLPEDQPAPDTQQEGEEGKPSVNWWHEVKSITLLILAVLAFHSFVAKPFYIPSESMMPVLLTGDRLVVSKFPYGWSYVSPSFHPLPFLKGRILGRLPERGDIVIVSPQNRREDYIKRVIGLPGDIIEVRGGQVILNGVAVPQKILKPIRIPVDGNAPCSPLQFPGARVTGKDGRDYCELPVRQEILPNGKTYVVIDMGPSALDWYGPVRVPADHVFLMGDNRDNSADSRAPLEENGLGGPVPWEAIGGRAEFITFSLDGDASWNPLSWFHAFRGGRAGNSLRPESVAPPK; from the coding sequence ATGATGCCGCATCCCGACGATAGCAGCGAGACACGAGACGTGACCGCCATCAACCTGCCCGAAGACCAGCCAGCCCCGGACACGCAGCAAGAGGGCGAGGAGGGCAAGCCGTCGGTCAACTGGTGGCATGAGGTGAAGAGCATCACGCTCCTCATCCTGGCGGTGCTGGCCTTCCATAGTTTCGTCGCCAAGCCTTTCTACATCCCGTCCGAATCGATGATGCCGGTGCTGCTGACCGGCGACCGACTGGTGGTGAGCAAATTCCCCTATGGCTGGTCCTATGTCTCGCCCAGCTTCCACCCCCTGCCCTTCCTGAAAGGTCGCATCCTGGGCCGGTTGCCCGAACGGGGCGACATCGTCATCGTCTCACCCCAAAATCGGCGCGAAGATTATATCAAGCGCGTCATCGGCCTGCCCGGCGACATCATTGAGGTGCGCGGCGGCCAGGTCATCCTGAACGGCGTCGCGGTGCCGCAAAAGATACTGAAGCCAATCCGCATCCCCGTCGATGGCAATGCGCCTTGCTCTCCGCTGCAATTCCCCGGCGCGCGCGTGACCGGCAAGGATGGCCGCGACTATTGCGAATTGCCGGTGCGGCAGGAAATCCTGCCCAACGGCAAAACCTATGTGGTAATCGATATGGGGCCGAGCGCGCTCGACTGGTATGGGCCGGTGCGGGTGCCAGCAGACCACGTCTTCTTGATGGGCGACAATCGCGACAACAGCGCCGACAGCCGCGCGCCGCTGGAAGAGAACGGCCTGGGCGGGCCGGTGCCGTGGGAAGCGATCGGCGGCCGCGCGGAGTTCATCACCTTCTCGCTTGATGGCGACGCTAGCTGGAACCCGCTGAGCTGGTTTCATGCTTTCCGCGGCGGCCGCGCGGGGAACAGCCTGCGACCGGAGAGCGTTGCACCACCGAAATAG
- the coxB gene encoding cytochrome c oxidase subunit II has product MKKVKSLVLAGLLAFAPAMAMNGPAFAQDEATAVAPAAGNVAAPAESVANAATPAAAAAPAAKVAAPPRMKPTEGIGMPRPGEITLQEQFTETGKTARWLHDKMLVPLIFAISIFVLILMLYAMWKFRASANPVPSKTSHNTFIEVIWTVVPVLILLVIAVPSIGLLADQYKPAPKDALTVKVTGYQWYWGYEYPDAGIPEFVSNMQTKEQAAANGEPYLLSPDNRLVLPVGRPIKLIITGADVIHSFAVPSLWVKMDAVPGRLNEKSFTIEKPGVYYGQCSELCGARHGFMPIAIEALPPAQFDQWVLSQGGSLKKEGAATTAQAAPANGEKKI; this is encoded by the coding sequence ATGAAGAAGGTGAAATCGCTCGTTCTCGCCGGGTTATTGGCTTTTGCGCCCGCCATGGCGATGAACGGTCCTGCTTTTGCACAGGATGAGGCCACCGCTGTCGCACCGGCTGCGGGCAATGTTGCCGCTCCAGCCGAATCGGTCGCCAATGCCGCCACGCCGGCTGCCGCAGCAGCCCCGGCCGCTAAGGTCGCGGCTCCACCTCGGATGAAACCGACCGAAGGCATCGGTATGCCTCGTCCGGGCGAAATCACCTTGCAGGAGCAGTTCACCGAAACCGGCAAGACCGCGCGCTGGTTGCATGACAAGATGTTGGTGCCGCTGATCTTCGCGATCTCGATCTTCGTCCTGATTCTGATGCTCTATGCGATGTGGAAATTCCGGGCCAGCGCCAACCCGGTGCCGTCGAAAACATCGCACAACACCTTTATCGAAGTGATCTGGACGGTCGTTCCGGTTCTGATCCTGCTGGTGATCGCGGTGCCCTCGATCGGCTTGCTCGCGGACCAGTATAAGCCCGCGCCGAAAGATGCGTTGACCGTCAAGGTCACCGGATATCAATGGTATTGGGGTTATGAATATCCCGATGCGGGCATCCCCGAATTCGTATCGAACATGCAGACGAAGGAGCAGGCCGCCGCCAATGGTGAGCCTTATCTTCTCTCGCCCGACAATCGCCTGGTCCTGCCGGTCGGCCGTCCGATCAAACTCATCATCACCGGCGCGGATGTGATTCACAGCTTTGCGGTGCCTTCGCTCTGGGTGAAGATGGATGCGGTGCCGGGCCGCCTCAATGAAAAGAGCTTCACCATCGAGAAGCCGGGCGTCTATTACGGCCAATGTTCCGAACTGTGCGGCGCGCGCCACGGCTTCATGCCGATCGCGATCGAGGCGCTGCCGCCTGCGCAGTTTGACCAGTGGGTGCTCTCACAGGGCGGTTCGCTGAAGAAAGAAGGGGCGGCAACGACCGCCCAGGCCGCTCCGGCCAATGGCGAAAAAAAGATTTGA
- a CDS encoding SURF1 family cytochrome oxidase biogenesis protein, with amino-acid sequence MTEQPDPAHAPRIPVIPTVLVTLAVLVMIALGVWQLQRRAEKAEALALAAANPGRPAVAFPKLPPVEPDILFRPSSVHCLAVESWQVEAGRAADGSTGYRHVAHCSTGAEGPGVLVAVGVGQKPDDRPAWTGGQVEGWISQEPDHRALLTRLGGKAAPLRPMLIARQAPAGLKPVAPPAATDLPNNHLAYAVQWFFFAAIAVIIYILALRRRNTQKSA; translated from the coding sequence ATGACCGAGCAGCCCGATCCCGCCCATGCCCCGCGCATCCCCGTGATCCCGACCGTCCTCGTTACGCTGGCGGTGCTGGTGATGATCGCCTTGGGGGTGTGGCAGCTTCAACGCCGCGCCGAGAAGGCGGAGGCCCTTGCCCTTGCGGCTGCCAATCCCGGCCGCCCTGCCGTCGCATTTCCGAAGCTGCCCCCTGTCGAACCCGACATTCTCTTCCGCCCCTCGTCGGTCCATTGCCTGGCCGTTGAGAGTTGGCAGGTGGAGGCTGGCCGTGCCGCTGATGGATCGACTGGCTATCGCCATGTCGCCCATTGTTCGACCGGGGCAGAAGGGCCGGGCGTGCTGGTCGCGGTGGGCGTCGGCCAAAAGCCCGATGACAGGCCCGCCTGGACGGGCGGTCAAGTGGAAGGCTGGATCAGTCAGGAGCCTGACCATCGCGCATTGTTGACGCGGCTCGGTGGGAAGGCTGCACCCTTGCGGCCGATGTTGATCGCGCGCCAGGCGCCTGCCGGCCTCAAGCCCGTTGCGCCGCCCGCCGCGACCGACCTGCCCAACAACCATCTGGCTTATGCTGTGCAATGGTTCTTCTTCGCGGCGATCGCGGTCATCATCTATATTCTGGCCCTGCGCCGTCGGAACACGCAGAAATCGGCCTAA
- the ctaD gene encoding cytochrome c oxidase subunit I has translation MTTITADHHSDHAHDHHDADHKPAFFQRWFMSTNHKDIGTLYLIFAIIAGIIGGGISGLMRAELAHPGIQYLHTWAMWSDGPSATLDQAYHLWNVLITAHGLIMVFFMVMPAMIGGFGNWFVPIMIGAPDMAFPRMNNISFWLLIPAFALLLGSTFVPGGTGNGAGTGWTVYAPLSTSGSAGPAVDMAILSLHIAGASSILGAINFITTILNMRAPGMTLHKMPLFVWSVLVTAFLLLLALPVLAAAITMLLTDRNFGTTFYDAAGGGDPELYQHLFWFFGHPEVYIMILPGFGIVSQIVSTFSKKPVFGYLGMAYAMVAIGVVGFVVWAHHMFTTGMSVNVKMYFTAATMVIAVPTGIKIFSWIATIWGGSISYKTPMMWALGFIFLFTVGGVTGVVLANGGVDDVLHDTYYVVAHFHYVLSLGAVFGLFAGFYYWFPKMSGRMYNEFLGHLHFWVFFIGVNVLFFPMHFLGLSGMPRRYPDYPEAFAYWNGIASHGYEIMAGAMVIFFINLIWSLVAGKKAEGNPWGEGATTLEWTLSSPPPFHQFETLPVVD, from the coding sequence ATGACCACCATCACAGCCGATCATCATAGCGATCATGCTCACGACCATCATGATGCCGATCACAAGCCGGCCTTCTTCCAGCGCTGGTTCATGTCCACCAATCACAAGGACATCGGCACCCTCTATCTTATCTTTGCCATCATCGCGGGCATCATCGGTGGCGGTATCTCCGGCCTGATGCGTGCGGAACTGGCGCATCCGGGCATCCAATATCTTCATACATGGGCGATGTGGTCCGATGGTCCGAGCGCTACGCTCGACCAGGCTTATCATCTGTGGAACGTGCTCATCACCGCGCATGGCCTCATCATGGTGTTCTTCATGGTGATGCCGGCGATGATCGGCGGGTTTGGCAACTGGTTCGTGCCGATCATGATCGGCGCGCCGGACATGGCCTTCCCGCGAATGAACAATATCAGCTTCTGGCTGCTCATTCCGGCTTTTGCCCTGTTGCTCGGCTCGACTTTCGTTCCCGGTGGCACCGGCAATGGCGCGGGCACGGGCTGGACCGTCTATGCCCCGCTCTCGACCAGCGGGTCTGCCGGGCCTGCCGTGGACATGGCGATCCTGTCGCTCCATATTGCTGGCGCCAGCTCGATCCTGGGCGCGATCAACTTCATCACCACCATCCTCAACATGCGGGCGCCGGGCATGACCCTGCACAAGATGCCGCTGTTCGTCTGGTCGGTGCTGGTCACGGCTTTCCTGCTGTTGCTGGCTCTTCCGGTTCTGGCCGCCGCGATCACCATGCTGCTGACCGATCGCAATTTCGGCACGACTTTCTATGATGCGGCTGGCGGCGGCGATCCCGAACTCTACCAGCATCTCTTCTGGTTCTTCGGCCATCCCGAAGTTTACATCATGATCCTGCCGGGCTTCGGCATCGTCAGCCAGATCGTCTCGACCTTCTCGAAGAAGCCGGTGTTCGGCTATCTCGGCATGGCCTACGCCATGGTGGCGATCGGTGTCGTCGGCTTCGTCGTCTGGGCGCACCACATGTTCACCACCGGCATGAGCGTGAACGTGAAGATGTACTTCACCGCCGCGACGATGGTTATCGCTGTTCCGACGGGTATCAAGATATTCTCGTGGATCGCGACCATCTGGGGCGGATCGATCAGCTACAAGACGCCGATGATGTGGGCGCTGGGCTTCATCTTCCTCTTCACCGTGGGTGGCGTCACCGGCGTCGTGCTGGCCAATGGCGGGGTCGATGACGTGCTGCACGACACCTATTATGTCGTCGCGCACTTTCACTATGTTCTGTCGCTGGGCGCGGTATTCGGCCTGTTCGCCGGCTTCTACTACTGGTTCCCGAAGATGTCGGGCCGCATGTATAATGAGTTTCTCGGCCACCTTCACTTCTGGGTGTTCTTCATTGGCGTGAACGTGCTGTTCTTCCCGATGCATTTCCTGGGATTGTCGGGTATGCCGCGTCGCTACCCCGACTATCCTGAGGCGTTCGCCTATTGGAACGGCATTGCCAGCCATGGCTATGAAATCATGGCTGGCGCCATGGTGATTTTCTTCATCAACCTGATCTGGTCGCTCGTCGCCGGCAAGAAGGCAGAGGGCAATCCCTGGGGTGAAGGCGCAACGACGCTGGAATGGACGCTGTCCAGCCCGCCGCCCTTCCACCAGTTCGAAACGCTGCCGGTCGTCGATTGA
- a CDS encoding cytochrome c oxidase assembly protein, giving the protein MATLPPSPFDRERRNRRTLVAMAGIGLAMLGLGFASVPLYRIFCERTGFGGTTQRAEASTHVQVATGHTLSIRFDSNVQPGMPWKFYPEHPTDTVTIGAKDMAIFIAKNMSDEPVTGTASFNVTPIQAGAYFTKIQCFCFTEQTLQPGEEVRMPVLYYVDPKILDDPDNKDTQEITLSYTFYPVEQGRKAS; this is encoded by the coding sequence ATGGCGACGCTGCCCCCTTCGCCCTTCGACCGGGAACGGCGCAATCGCCGGACATTGGTGGCGATGGCGGGTATCGGCCTGGCGATGCTGGGCCTGGGGTTCGCGTCCGTGCCGCTCTATCGCATCTTCTGCGAGCGGACGGGCTTCGGCGGGACGACCCAGCGGGCGGAAGCGTCGACACATGTGCAGGTGGCGACTGGCCACACCCTGTCGATCCGCTTCGATTCGAACGTCCAACCGGGGATGCCGTGGAAATTCTATCCCGAACATCCGACCGATACCGTGACCATAGGGGCAAAGGACATGGCGATCTTTATCGCCAAGAACATGTCCGACGAGCCGGTGACGGGCACCGCCAGCTTCAATGTCACCCCCATCCAGGCGGGCGCCTATTTCACCAAGATTCAATGCTTCTGCTTCACCGAGCAGACGCTGCAGCCCGGTGAGGAGGTGCGGATGCCCGTCCTCTATTACGTCGATCCGAAAATCCTCGACGATCCGGATAACAAGGATACGCAAGAGATAACGCTGAGCTACACTTTCTACCCTGTTGAGCAGGGCCGGAAGGCAAGCTAA
- a CDS encoding cytochrome c oxidase subunit 3: MAGAKNHDYHILPPSIWPLFGSMSALVMASGAIMWMHPDAMGPGGGWIFLIGVAGVLFTMFSWWGNVVGEAHAGDHTPVVQLHLRYGMILFIASEVMFFVGWFWAFFDFSLFPSQLAPIDGLFPSKGVEVMNAFELPLLNTLILLCSGTTVTWAHHALIHGDRDGLIKGLWCTIILGALFSSIQAYEYAHAPFGFGGNPYSSAFYMATGFHGFHVLVGTIFLTVNLVRAYKGHFTPRQHFGFEAAAWYWHFVDVVWLFLFVAIYVWGGWGAPVHGG, encoded by the coding sequence ATGGCAGGCGCAAAGAATCACGATTATCACATCCTTCCACCCAGCATCTGGCCGCTGTTCGGCTCCATGTCGGCGCTGGTCATGGCGTCGGGCGCCATCATGTGGATGCACCCCGATGCGATGGGGCCGGGCGGTGGCTGGATCTTCCTGATCGGCGTGGCCGGCGTACTCTTCACCATGTTCAGTTGGTGGGGCAATGTGGTTGGGGAAGCCCATGCCGGCGACCATACGCCGGTGGTGCAACTCCATCTGCGCTACGGCATGATCCTGTTCATCGCCTCCGAAGTAATGTTCTTCGTTGGCTGGTTCTGGGCCTTTTTCGACTTCTCGCTGTTCCCCAGCCAACTCGCACCGATCGACGGGCTGTTCCCGTCCAAGGGCGTGGAGGTGATGAATGCGTTCGAACTTCCCCTGCTCAACACGCTGATCCTGCTTTGCTCGGGCACTACCGTCACCTGGGCGCATCATGCGCTGATCCATGGTGATCGTGACGGCCTGATCAAGGGGCTGTGGTGCACCATCATTCTGGGCGCGCTGTTCAGCAGTATCCAGGCCTATGAATATGCCCATGCGCCGTTCGGTTTCGGCGGCAATCCCTATAGTTCGGCTTTCTACATGGCGACCGGTTTCCACGGTTTCCATGTTCTGGTCGGCACCATTTTCCTGACCGTGAACCTGGTCCGCGCCTATAAGGGGCACTTCACGCCGCGCCAGCATTTCGGCTTCGAAGCTGCGGCCTGGTACTGGCATTTCGTCGACGTGGTGTGGCTGTTCCTCTTTGTTGCCATCTATGTCTGGGGCGGCTGGGGCGCGCCGGTCCATGGAGGCTGA
- the pyrE gene encoding orotate phosphoribosyltransferase, which produces MTDEEILAEFRAAGALLEGHFILSSGRRSGNYLQCARVLMNAERAGKLARATVQKLPRELRQEIDLVVSPAMGGLIIGHEVGRALDKDAVFLERPEGVFELRRGFTISPGQKVLMVEDVVTTGLSSRQAIDAVEKDGGVVVAEVALVDRSAGEVDLGVPFYPLVSINFPVYDADAIPPELAAIPAIKPGSRKQ; this is translated from the coding sequence ATGACTGACGAGGAAATATTGGCGGAATTCCGGGCAGCGGGCGCGCTGCTCGAAGGGCATTTCATCCTGTCGTCGGGCCGCCGCAGCGGCAATTATCTGCAATGCGCGCGGGTGCTGATGAACGCCGAACGCGCCGGCAAGCTGGCCCGCGCCACGGTGCAGAAACTGCCCCGCGAGTTGCGGCAGGAGATCGATCTGGTGGTTTCGCCGGCGATGGGCGGCCTCATCATCGGCCATGAGGTCGGCCGCGCGCTGGATAAGGACGCCGTGTTCCTGGAGCGTCCCGAAGGCGTTTTCGAGCTGCGTCGCGGCTTCACCATATCGCCCGGACAGAAAGTGTTGATGGTCGAGGATGTCGTCACTACCGGCCTGTCCTCGCGCCAGGCGATCGATGCGGTCGAAAAGGACGGTGGCGTAGTCGTCGCCGAAGTCGCGCTGGTGGACCGTTCGGCCGGCGAAGTGGATCTGGGCGTACCCTTCTACCCGCTCGTGAGCATCAACTTCCCGGTCTATGATGCCGACGCCATTCCGCCCGAACTGGCGGCGATCCCGGCGATCAAACCAGGCAGCCGGAAACAATAG